One stretch of Pseudoalteromonas shioyasakiensis DNA includes these proteins:
- a CDS encoding YihA family ribosome biogenesis GTP-binding protein, protein MLKSRIKYNTASFVTSAPDISRLPADTGIEVAFAGRSNAGKSSALNTLTDQKLARTSKTPGRTQLINTFELDADKRLIDLPGYGFAKVPIEMKKKWQKSLGEYLQKRQSLKGIVVLMDIRHPLKDLDRDLIDWAVGSEIPVLALLTKADKLKQGARKAQVLQVRRELSSLDGDITVHAFSSLKGTGLPEVAKKLDEWFLGPIEVEAPESDEQPEA, encoded by the coding sequence GTGCTCAAATCTCGTATCAAATACAACACTGCGTCCTTTGTTACCAGCGCACCTGATATCTCACGCTTACCTGCTGATACGGGGATTGAAGTCGCGTTTGCTGGTCGCTCTAATGCTGGTAAATCAAGTGCTCTAAACACTTTGACTGATCAAAAGTTAGCTCGAACTTCTAAAACACCAGGTCGTACTCAGCTGATCAATACCTTTGAACTTGATGCCGATAAACGCCTTATCGACTTACCGGGTTACGGTTTCGCTAAAGTACCTATCGAAATGAAGAAAAAATGGCAAAAATCGCTAGGTGAATACTTACAAAAGCGTCAAAGCTTAAAAGGTATCGTTGTTTTAATGGATATTCGCCATCCGTTAAAAGATTTAGACCGTGACTTAATCGACTGGGCCGTTGGTAGTGAAATTCCAGTGCTGGCACTATTAACTAAAGCCGACAAACTCAAACAAGGCGCACGTAAAGCGCAAGTTTTACAAGTTCGCCGTGAGTTAAGTAGCTTAGATGGTGATATTACAGTTCATGCCTTCTCTTCATTAAAAGGCACAGGCTTACCTGAAGTTGCTAAAAAGCTAGATGAGTGGTTTTTAGGACCCATTGAAGTTGAAGCTCCTGAGTCTGACGAACAACCAGAAGCTTAA
- a CDS encoding cytochrome c4 has product MKKIALSLTILLGTLSASNATAFDGDVNAGKEKSATCAACHGPDGNAPVNIYPKIAGQHADYIYKQLQEFKLGMTSGGKEGRMDPVMSGMAMPLSDQDMKDLAAYFSSLNMSEGTTPKDVVEVGQQLYKAGDAERGIPACAACHGPRGNGTSLAKFPKVSFQHPEYIKSQLEKFRDGTRNNDLNGMMQDIAKKLTDKDIEVLSKYLGGLH; this is encoded by the coding sequence ATGAAAAAAATAGCACTATCTTTAACTATATTGCTTGGTACGTTGTCAGCAAGCAACGCAACAGCATTTGATGGCGATGTAAACGCAGGTAAAGAGAAATCGGCAACGTGTGCGGCTTGTCACGGCCCAGACGGTAATGCACCGGTTAATATCTACCCTAAAATTGCAGGCCAACACGCAGATTATATCTATAAACAATTACAAGAGTTTAAATTAGGTATGACATCTGGAGGCAAAGAAGGTCGTATGGATCCAGTAATGAGTGGTATGGCTATGCCGCTTAGCGATCAAGACATGAAAGACCTAGCTGCTTACTTCTCTTCTTTAAATATGTCTGAAGGTACAACACCTAAAGATGTAGTGGAAGTGGGTCAACAGCTTTATAAAGCCGGTGATGCTGAGCGCGGTATTCCAGCATGTGCTGCGTGTCACGGTCCACGTGGCAACGGTACATCACTAGCAAAATTTCCGAAAGTTTCGTTCCAACATCCAGAATACATCAAGTCACAACTTGAAAAGTTCCGTGATGGTACGCGTAATAACGACTTAAACGGTATGATGCAAGATATCGCTAAAAAGCTAACAGATAAAGACATCGAAGTACTTTCAAAATACTTAGGTGGCTTACACTAA
- a CDS encoding GTPase-activating protein, which yields MSRKKKSRKIPSNGPVRLSKEKLKEMRALKEQRVKKTKGAKPGSRNAPDVLSAENAAANNQPKDKRVGSKKPISLVAPKAEPKVEMKRNLKPMVELKKVAEPELTPEQELEALENDERLLKLVERHERGELLTGKDAKYFNSRIARHQALCELLGIEDEDEYEDDFEDDSFDEGESDFDKYLSDDLANEWFDDEDEDER from the coding sequence ATGAGTAGAAAGAAAAAGTCGCGTAAAATTCCATCAAATGGTCCTGTACGTTTAAGCAAAGAAAAGCTTAAAGAAATGCGCGCGTTAAAAGAGCAGCGAGTTAAAAAGACCAAAGGCGCTAAACCAGGGTCTCGAAATGCACCTGATGTACTAAGCGCAGAAAACGCAGCAGCGAACAATCAACCGAAAGATAAGCGTGTTGGTAGTAAAAAGCCTATTTCTTTAGTTGCCCCTAAGGCCGAGCCGAAAGTTGAAATGAAACGCAACTTGAAACCAATGGTTGAGCTTAAAAAAGTGGCTGAGCCTGAATTAACGCCAGAGCAAGAGTTAGAAGCGCTAGAAAATGACGAGCGTCTACTGAAGTTGGTTGAGCGTCATGAGCGTGGCGAGTTATTAACTGGTAAAGATGCTAAGTACTTTAATAGTCGTATTGCTCGTCATCAGGCTTTATGCGAGCTATTAGGTATTGAAGATGAAGACGAGTACGAAGATGACTTTGAAGATGATTCATTCGATGAAGGTGAGTCTGACTTCGATAAGTACTTATCAGATGACTTAGCCAACGAATGGTTTGATGACGAAGATGAGGATGAGCGATGA
- a CDS encoding DUF2489 domain-containing protein has product MSTTLIIAIVIGAAIIAGLAFYAGQLLYKLKEQNKLIAKKQAEHEQKLAASKAKRNAKLADSIHLIARAMNEEQCEFSEGCLRIWVLISQYSFAEEFELSERYPGIFKMYEVVKDMPTHDARKKYSKKEVFKMDTVRWRAEEQHSDEIKADCARIIEEFKAAPGSENVVFN; this is encoded by the coding sequence ATGAGCACAACCTTGATTATTGCCATAGTAATTGGTGCGGCAATTATCGCAGGGCTTGCGTTTTATGCAGGACAACTTCTTTATAAACTAAAAGAGCAAAATAAGCTTATCGCCAAGAAGCAAGCTGAGCATGAGCAAAAGCTTGCAGCATCAAAAGCAAAACGTAATGCAAAGTTAGCCGATAGCATTCATTTAATTGCCCGTGCAATGAATGAAGAGCAATGTGAGTTCTCTGAAGGCTGCTTACGCATTTGGGTGCTGATCTCTCAATACAGCTTTGCAGAAGAGTTTGAGTTAAGTGAGCGTTACCCTGGCATCTTTAAAATGTACGAAGTCGTAAAAGATATGCCAACGCACGATGCTCGAAAGAAATACTCTAAAAAAGAGGTTTTCAAAATGGACACCGTTCGCTGGCGTGCTGAAGAGCAGCATAGCGATGAGATTAAAGCAGATTGCGCCCGCATAATTGAAGAGTTTAAAGCCGCGCCAGGCAGCGAAAACGTAGTATTCAATTAA
- the hemN gene encoding oxygen-independent coproporphyrinogen III oxidase yields the protein MINLPSWDQSLINKYNISGPRYTSYPTALSLADGYNQQDMINAIAASKSRSLSLYIHIPFCSQLCYYCGCNKVITRHQSKADLYLDNLALEIAEQATLFADYKVEQLHLGGGTPTFLSAEQMSRLMTLVEQHFNFADDAERGIEIDPRSLADGMLVHLRKLGFNRVSFGIQDFNDDVQLAVNRPQSVQSVKGLISEARELGFKSINADMIYGLPLQTPESFKETIAQLIELNPDRVSVFNYAHLPDRFAAQRKIKDADLPSAGDKLTMFKNTLEQMLAAGYQFIGMDHFARKDNELAIAQNAGQLHRNFQGYTTHGQCDLLGLGVSSISQIGNAILQNEKELKHYYKAVQEGFGSAVCKGVALTDDDTLRAAVIKQLICQFELDIPAIEEQFNINFASYFCEALKALDPLLADGLVTVSQDKITVTARGNLFIRIICMCFDAHLQQQIKQTRFSRVI from the coding sequence GTGATAAATTTACCAAGCTGGGATCAATCTCTGATCAACAAGTACAATATTTCTGGGCCTCGATATACATCTTACCCAACGGCATTGTCTTTAGCTGATGGTTATAACCAACAAGATATGATTAACGCGATTGCAGCGTCGAAAAGCCGTTCTTTATCGCTGTATATCCATATCCCTTTTTGCAGTCAGCTTTGTTATTACTGTGGCTGTAACAAGGTGATCACACGTCATCAATCCAAAGCCGATTTATACCTAGATAATTTAGCGCTTGAGATTGCTGAGCAAGCAACGCTTTTTGCTGATTATAAAGTTGAGCAACTGCATTTAGGAGGTGGTACGCCAACTTTTTTATCGGCAGAACAAATGAGCCGCTTAATGACGTTAGTTGAACAGCACTTTAATTTTGCTGATGATGCCGAGCGTGGTATTGAGATTGACCCTCGTTCTTTAGCTGATGGCATGCTAGTTCACCTACGTAAGCTTGGCTTCAATCGTGTCTCGTTTGGAATTCAAGATTTCAATGATGATGTGCAACTGGCAGTTAATCGTCCACAAAGCGTGCAATCTGTAAAAGGCTTGATTAGTGAAGCTCGTGAGCTTGGCTTTAAATCTATTAATGCCGATATGATTTACGGTTTACCTTTGCAAACGCCTGAGAGCTTCAAAGAGACGATTGCACAGCTTATTGAACTAAACCCCGATCGCGTTTCGGTATTTAACTATGCTCACTTACCAGATAGATTCGCAGCACAGCGCAAGATTAAAGACGCTGACTTACCATCTGCTGGCGATAAGCTCACTATGTTCAAAAATACACTTGAGCAGATGTTAGCGGCGGGTTATCAGTTTATCGGTATGGACCACTTTGCCCGTAAAGACAATGAACTGGCAATTGCGCAAAACGCAGGTCAATTACATCGTAATTTCCAAGGTTACACAACGCATGGACAGTGTGACTTATTAGGTTTAGGCGTGTCGTCTATTTCGCAAATTGGCAATGCTATTTTACAAAACGAAAAAGAGTTAAAGCACTATTACAAAGCTGTGCAAGAAGGGTTTGGCAGTGCAGTATGTAAAGGTGTCGCTCTAACTGATGACGATACTTTACGTGCCGCAGTAATCAAACAATTGATCTGCCAGTTTGAGCTTGATATTCCAGCAATCGAAGAACAATTTAATATCAACTTCGCTAGCTACTTCTGTGAGGCACTAAAAGCACTCGACCCACTGCTTGCTGATGGCTTGGTGACTGTTAGCCAAGATAAGATCACAGTAACAGCCCGCGGTAATTTATTTATTCGTATTATTTGTATGTGCTTTGATGCGCACCTACAACAACAAATCAAGCAAACTCGTTTCTCACGAGTTATCTAG
- a CDS encoding sigma-70 family RNA polymerase sigma factor — MKADVQINTLLNEYAPLLARVAATYEINQALQDELIQEMSLALWRAFESNESSPDIAFRGDASVKTYIARIAHNKAVDHVIKEQNRKEVASSESVDYTQALSAHKSQDDSLDLMAALRKLTLKYRQVLALQLEGFNQSEIAETLGLSEDAVAKRASRARQQLASLME; from the coding sequence GTGAAAGCTGATGTTCAAATAAACACATTGCTGAATGAATACGCGCCGCTGTTGGCGCGTGTTGCTGCAACCTACGAGATCAATCAAGCGTTACAAGATGAGCTAATTCAAGAGATGTCATTGGCGCTTTGGCGCGCATTTGAAAGTAATGAATCATCACCAGATATTGCCTTTCGAGGCGATGCTAGCGTAAAAACCTATATCGCCCGAATAGCTCACAATAAAGCAGTTGATCATGTGATTAAAGAGCAAAACCGTAAAGAGGTTGCAAGCTCTGAGAGTGTTGATTACACCCAAGCTTTAAGTGCACACAAATCACAAGACGACAGTTTAGATTTAATGGCTGCCCTGCGTAAATTAACGCTGAAATATAGGCAGGTGCTTGCTCTACAGCTTGAAGGGTTTAATCAAAGTGAGATAGCCGAAACACTGGGTCTGTCTGAAGATGCTGTTGCGAAACGTGCAAGTAGAGCAAGGCAACAACTTGCAAGCCTAATGGAGTGA
- the galE gene encoding UDP-glucose 4-epimerase GalE, with protein MTILVTGGAGYIGSHTVLELLQQGTDVVVLDNLSNSSNESLARVKQITGKDVTFYQGDILDRACLDKIFREHAIDSVIHFAGLKAVGESVVKPIEYYQNNVQGTLTLVDAMRDAGVFKLVFSSSATVYGDPASLPIREDFPVGGTTNPYGTSKLMVEMMLQDIAKSDERFAFVILRYFNPVGAHESGLIGEDPNGIPNNLLPYISQVAVGKLAKLGVFGDDYDTVDGTGVRDYIHVVDLALGHLKALNRIATDTGAHVFNLGTGNGYSVLQMVTAFEKASGQAVPYQISPRRAGDIAACYAAPEKALKELGWQAERGIDEMMQDTWRWQSNNPNGYK; from the coding sequence ATGACCATTTTAGTCACCGGCGGAGCCGGATACATCGGTTCTCACACCGTTTTAGAATTATTACAACAAGGCACTGACGTTGTTGTTCTTGATAATTTAAGTAATTCATCGAATGAGTCATTGGCTCGCGTAAAACAAATCACTGGCAAAGACGTCACGTTTTATCAAGGTGATATTTTAGATAGAGCCTGCCTAGACAAAATATTCCGTGAACACGCAATTGATAGTGTTATTCACTTTGCTGGTTTAAAAGCGGTTGGTGAATCGGTTGTAAAGCCTATTGAGTATTACCAAAACAACGTACAAGGTACACTGACTTTGGTTGATGCCATGCGTGACGCTGGCGTATTTAAGTTAGTATTTAGCTCATCAGCAACTGTATACGGTGACCCTGCAAGCTTGCCAATTCGTGAAGACTTCCCGGTTGGCGGTACGACCAACCCATATGGCACATCAAAGCTTATGGTTGAGATGATGCTACAAGATATCGCAAAATCAGATGAACGCTTTGCCTTTGTTATCTTACGTTACTTTAACCCTGTCGGCGCGCATGAATCCGGCCTGATTGGTGAAGACCCGAATGGTATACCTAACAACTTATTACCTTATATTTCGCAAGTCGCAGTGGGTAAGCTAGCAAAGCTAGGTGTATTTGGGGATGACTACGATACTGTAGATGGTACAGGTGTTCGTGATTATATCCATGTCGTCGATTTAGCATTAGGTCACTTAAAAGCACTTAACCGTATTGCAACTGATACAGGTGCACACGTATTTAACCTTGGCACAGGTAATGGTTACTCAGTACTGCAAATGGTTACCGCTTTTGAAAAAGCCAGCGGTCAAGCTGTCCCATATCAAATTTCACCGCGTAGAGCAGGCGACATTGCAGCTTGCTATGCAGCACCAGAAAAAGCGTTAAAAGAGCTTGGCTGGCAAGCTGAACGAGGCATCGATGAAATGATGCAAGATACGTGGCGCTGGCAAAGTAATAACCCTAACGGTTACAAATAG
- a CDS encoding DUF3016 domain-containing protein, with translation MNTVKKIALAMVIALPAFAHAGEAKVKWHDFNDYRDVEPGNNSPKGSFHKNVAKNFEKHFNKLAEKLPEGYTFNVEVTELDLAGDVRFGTMNELRIIKPIYFPRIDLNYSITDKNGKVISEANDIKLKDMGFMDRMKMGRDEAYYYDKRLITDWFEDELLPSLNLGE, from the coding sequence ATGAATACAGTAAAAAAAATTGCCTTAGCAATGGTTATTGCACTACCTGCTTTTGCTCATGCAGGAGAGGCAAAAGTTAAATGGCATGACTTTAACGATTACCGTGATGTAGAACCTGGCAACAATTCACCAAAAGGTTCATTTCATAAAAATGTGGCGAAAAATTTTGAAAAACACTTCAACAAGCTTGCCGAAAAGTTACCTGAAGGCTACACCTTTAACGTTGAAGTGACAGAGCTTGACCTAGCCGGTGATGTGCGTTTTGGTACCATGAATGAGTTACGTATCATCAAGCCAATTTACTTCCCACGTATCGACCTAAATTATTCGATTACCGATAAAAACGGTAAAGTGATAAGCGAAGCAAATGATATCAAGCTTAAAGATATGGGATTTATGGATCGCATGAAAATGGGGCGCGATGAAGCCTACTACTACGATAAGCGTTTAATCACTGATTGGTTTGAAGATGAGTTATTGCCGTCGTTAAATTTGGGTGAATGA
- a CDS encoding prephenate dehydrogenase, whose product MDSIIEQLNANLKIVYRQALDADKKLDDLQQQGHGKFKALFAKDAGFDFEAKRFKPYVLDVAADVESLSNDGMDEEKLKKTVIKLQQLLQLLATFK is encoded by the coding sequence ATGGATTCAATTATTGAACAACTCAATGCTAACCTAAAAATCGTTTATCGTCAGGCACTTGATGCTGATAAAAAATTAGATGACTTACAGCAGCAAGGCCATGGTAAATTCAAAGCCTTATTTGCAAAAGATGCTGGCTTTGATTTTGAAGCAAAACGCTTTAAACCTTACGTTCTCGATGTTGCTGCTGATGTAGAAAGCTTAAGCAACGACGGTATGGACGAAGAAAAACTGAAAAAAACCGTTATTAAACTGCAACAGTTACTACAACTGTTAGCGACGTTTAAGTAA
- the epmB gene encoding EF-P beta-lysylation protein EpmB translates to MIQRNEVNLHKNWQKELANVVTCPERLLEMLGLSSKVDEKDLKARSLFPVRVPLPFIKKMRYGDINDPLLLQVMPKHQEFLAKTGYDKDPLKEQDNNQPGLLHKYRSRVLVMFKTGCAVNCRYCFRRHFPYQENQLNKRSLIEALAYIKADANINEVILSGGDPLMAKDDAVSWFMDELEQLPQIKRMRIHSRLPVVIPARITDELCSRFAASPLKVVFINHINHANEIDDEFKAAMQKLKVAGVTLLNQAVLLKDVNDSVDSQVALSEALFEADILPYYLHLLDKVEGASHFDIAESQAREIVTAMLAALPGFLVPKLVREIGGEQSKTPIDLRAC, encoded by the coding sequence ATGATACAAAGAAATGAAGTAAATTTGCATAAAAACTGGCAAAAAGAATTGGCAAATGTTGTCACTTGTCCTGAACGCTTGCTAGAAATGCTAGGATTATCAAGCAAAGTAGACGAAAAAGACCTCAAAGCACGCAGTCTTTTTCCTGTCCGTGTGCCACTGCCTTTTATCAAAAAAATGCGTTATGGCGACATAAACGACCCTCTTTTGCTGCAAGTGATGCCAAAACACCAAGAGTTTTTAGCAAAAACAGGTTACGATAAAGACCCTCTAAAAGAACAAGATAATAATCAACCGGGCTTATTACACAAGTATCGCTCTCGCGTTTTAGTGATGTTTAAAACCGGTTGTGCTGTAAATTGCCGCTATTGTTTTAGACGTCATTTTCCTTATCAAGAAAACCAATTAAACAAACGCAGTTTAATTGAGGCACTGGCATATATAAAAGCCGACGCCAACATCAACGAAGTCATTTTGAGTGGTGGTGATCCATTGATGGCCAAGGACGATGCTGTTAGTTGGTTTATGGATGAGCTCGAACAGCTACCGCAAATTAAACGCATGCGTATTCATAGCCGCTTGCCTGTGGTGATCCCAGCAAGAATTACCGATGAGCTATGTTCGCGCTTTGCTGCATCGCCTTTAAAAGTGGTGTTTATAAACCATATCAATCACGCCAACGAAATTGATGATGAATTTAAAGCGGCTATGCAAAAATTAAAAGTCGCGGGGGTTACGTTATTAAATCAAGCGGTATTACTGAAAGATGTGAATGATTCTGTTGATTCACAAGTTGCACTAAGTGAAGCACTATTTGAGGCAGATATACTTCCTTACTACTTACATCTACTAGATAAAGTTGAGGGTGCCAGCCATTTTGATATAGCTGAGAGTCAGGCACGGGAAATCGTGACGGCTATGCTGGCAGCATTGCCGGGATTCTTGGTTCCTAAGCTGGTGCGCGAGATCGGTGGCGAGCAAAGTAAAACGCCTATCGATCTAAGGGCGTGTTGA